One window of Chloroflexus aggregans DSM 9485 genomic DNA carries:
- a CDS encoding beta-galactosidase: MPKLTVHNQQFWLDERPLLLQAGEFHYFRTPADQWERRLSLIVQAGFNAVACYIPWLWHQPQPELVDLDGTSHPMRDLAGFLDLAQRMGLYVIARPGPYIMAETINEGIPPWVFERHPQIALINQRGETENIASYMHPDFLSCVAEWYRAVFAVLASRQITRGGPIVLVQLDNEMGMLHWVRNSFDLNPVAMEHFAAWREAMYGADQTSNPAMLAERLRYADGAEGAQLVADYRRFYRTYLRDYTSWMLATARAHGLEVPAVINIHGFANGGKTFPIGLSQLADVLRMPDVISAIDVYPSQIGEGTFHQLVLVNAMTAAIQNPAQPLFSIEFQAGGNLDFSNMSSSFYDLHTRLCLSNGMRAINHYLFFDGENDPLLSPVKRHDWGHPVRKDGTLRSHYHRYPLLSRTLVSYGEALTLARPETITAIGFRLDDFMTEVNQPCTQAATNIITHQREVILFDFIARGLALSHRDFTAVDLQQATLDPGRMPLMWAMLDTTSDPATERKLVDYARAGGKVVIVGRLRAEGELAQALAVQITSDPPFSPRRVQVFDIADIPASFVQTYHGELGTVFATADGLPIGFRKPIGNGEIIVLGAAFPIIALDDLRAFTALADWAGCPAPFTLSHWADVRLSRGPNGDFLFINHYGDDPLATEIRYRGTQLFDAHPIHLPARSGAILPLNWRIRPDLTIRYATAEVRSITEEQGQIVVTFAQPSGHVCVEKNGITQTMQFTNGGATLP; the protein is encoded by the coding sequence ATGCCAAAACTAACCGTTCACAACCAACAATTCTGGCTCGATGAACGTCCACTTTTACTGCAAGCGGGTGAATTCCACTACTTCCGCACCCCCGCCGATCAATGGGAACGCCGGCTCAGCCTGATTGTACAAGCCGGGTTTAACGCAGTTGCTTGCTACATCCCGTGGCTCTGGCACCAACCGCAACCGGAGCTGGTCGATCTGGACGGCACAAGCCATCCTATGCGCGACCTTGCTGGATTCCTCGATCTAGCCCAACGTATGGGTCTCTATGTGATCGCCCGTCCCGGCCCGTACATTATGGCCGAAACGATCAACGAAGGCATCCCGCCGTGGGTTTTTGAACGCCACCCGCAAATCGCACTGATTAACCAGCGCGGCGAAACCGAAAACATCGCCAGCTACATGCATCCCGATTTTCTGAGTTGTGTCGCTGAGTGGTACCGCGCTGTCTTTGCCGTGCTGGCATCGCGCCAGATCACCCGCGGCGGCCCGATCGTGCTGGTGCAGCTCGATAATGAAATGGGTATGCTGCACTGGGTGCGCAACAGTTTCGACCTCAACCCGGTGGCGATGGAGCATTTCGCTGCGTGGCGAGAGGCAATGTACGGCGCTGACCAAACCAGCAATCCGGCGATGCTAGCCGAACGCTTGCGTTACGCCGATGGCGCAGAAGGCGCGCAACTAGTGGCCGATTATCGCCGTTTCTATCGTACCTATTTGCGCGACTACACAAGCTGGATGCTGGCAACGGCCCGCGCGCACGGTCTTGAGGTGCCGGCGGTGATCAATATTCACGGCTTTGCGAACGGTGGTAAGACCTTCCCAATCGGATTATCGCAATTGGCCGATGTGTTACGCATGCCCGACGTGATCAGTGCCATCGATGTCTATCCGAGCCAGATAGGCGAGGGCACCTTTCACCAACTGGTGCTGGTCAACGCCATGACCGCTGCTATCCAAAACCCCGCTCAACCACTCTTTTCGATTGAATTTCAGGCCGGCGGCAACCTCGACTTTAGCAATATGTCGAGTTCTTTCTACGATCTCCATACCCGCCTGTGCCTATCGAACGGTATGCGCGCCATCAACCACTACCTCTTTTTCGATGGCGAAAACGACCCGCTCCTTAGTCCGGTCAAGCGGCACGACTGGGGCCACCCGGTGCGCAAAGATGGCACATTGCGCAGCCACTACCACCGCTACCCGTTGCTGTCGCGCACCTTGGTCAGCTACGGCGAAGCACTCACCTTGGCACGACCAGAAACGATAACGGCTATCGGCTTCCGCTTAGATGATTTTATGACCGAGGTCAACCAACCTTGCACCCAAGCAGCAACCAACATCATCACCCATCAGCGCGAGGTTATCCTGTTCGACTTCATCGCGCGCGGGTTGGCGCTGAGCCATCGCGACTTCACCGCGGTTGACCTGCAACAGGCCACGCTCGATCCGGGCCGCATGCCGCTCATGTGGGCCATGCTCGATACCACCAGCGACCCGGCCACCGAGCGCAAGCTAGTGGACTATGCTCGTGCTGGCGGGAAGGTGGTGATCGTTGGCCGCCTGCGCGCAGAGGGTGAGCTGGCGCAGGCGCTAGCGGTGCAGATCACGAGTGACCCGCCCTTCTCCCCGCGCCGGGTGCAGGTCTTTGACATTGCTGATATTCCGGCCAGTTTCGTGCAGACCTACCACGGCGAACTCGGCACGGTCTTTGCGACGGCTGATGGCCTGCCGATAGGATTCCGCAAACCGATTGGCAACGGTGAAATCATCGTGCTCGGCGCAGCCTTCCCGATCATCGCCCTTGATGATCTACGCGCCTTCACCGCGCTGGCGGATTGGGCCGGCTGTCCAGCGCCATTCACCCTCAGCCACTGGGCCGATGTGCGGCTCAGTCGTGGCCCGAACGGCGACTTCCTCTTCATCAACCACTACGGCGACGACCCGCTGGCAACCGAGATCAGGTATCGCGGCACGCAACTCTTCGATGCCCACCCGATCCATCTGCCGGCCCGCAGCGGAGCGATCTTACCGCTCAACTGGCGCATACGTCCCGATCTCACCATTCGCTACGCCACCGCCGAAGTCCGATCAATCACCGAGGAACAAGGCCAGATCGTCGTCACATTCGCCCAACCAAGCGGGCATGTTTGTGTAGAAAAGAATGGTATTACTCAAACTATGCAATTCACCAACGGCGGCGCCACCCTCCCGTAG
- a CDS encoding glucoamylase family protein, with product MDETTLCEFETEGALAFFRAGTNLDPASPGYGLTVDAIHRPRIASIASVGFALSAWVIAVERGRMSRAEGLAITRGTLRTLYERVPHQYGFFAHFLDRYTAARWQHCEYSTIDTGLCLNGVITAAAYFRDAEIDELAMRLLDRIDWKAFITERAGHTVLRMSYNSDADGDYVTDTPGFISYWDMAAEQKLLYIQAALCVPANTARALYRGFRRDIGVYQGQPVIINPGGTLFAYQYTEAWLDTRSYRDPDGVDWFNNARLAALVNRDFCLSLRDQFRTYHERSWGIGCGDTPRGYVVAGAPPALAPIEPDGTVSISNATACMPFIPAEVPAMLDYLYHEQPQTCGPYGFYDAYNLAVKPPWYSRTIYGINKGCALLMLENARSGLIWDVYSSSLPIQRALNVLGFTKHEKAH from the coding sequence GTGGACGAAACAACCTTATGCGAATTTGAAACTGAAGGGGCACTGGCTTTTTTCCGGGCCGGCACTAATCTCGATCCGGCCAGCCCCGGTTATGGCCTGACAGTTGATGCCATCCATCGTCCACGCATCGCTTCGATTGCTTCGGTTGGGTTTGCCTTAAGCGCATGGGTCATCGCAGTCGAACGCGGACGGATGAGCCGCGCCGAGGGGCTGGCGATTACCCGCGGCACGCTCCGCACGCTCTATGAGCGCGTGCCGCACCAATACGGCTTCTTTGCCCACTTTCTCGATCGCTATACCGCAGCCCGTTGGCAACACTGCGAATACTCGACGATCGATACCGGCCTTTGCCTGAACGGAGTGATTACCGCAGCCGCCTATTTTCGCGACGCCGAGATTGATGAGCTAGCAATGCGCCTGCTCGACCGGATCGATTGGAAGGCGTTTATCACCGAACGCGCCGGCCATACCGTCTTGCGGATGTCGTATAACTCTGACGCCGATGGCGATTATGTAACCGATACACCGGGGTTCATTAGCTATTGGGATATGGCCGCCGAGCAGAAGCTGCTTTACATCCAAGCGGCACTCTGTGTACCGGCAAACACCGCTCGCGCGCTCTACCGCGGCTTTCGCCGTGACATCGGCGTCTACCAAGGTCAGCCGGTGATTATTAACCCCGGCGGCACGCTCTTCGCGTACCAGTACACCGAAGCGTGGCTAGACACCCGCAGCTATCGCGATCCCGATGGCGTTGATTGGTTCAACAACGCGCGGCTAGCGGCGCTGGTCAACCGCGACTTTTGCCTCAGCTTGCGCGATCAGTTTCGCACCTATCACGAGCGGAGCTGGGGCATTGGCTGCGGCGACACCCCACGCGGCTACGTCGTTGCCGGCGCACCGCCGGCGCTGGCACCGATCGAACCCGACGGCACGGTCTCGATTAGCAATGCCACTGCCTGTATGCCATTCATACCTGCTGAAGTACCGGCGATGCTTGACTACCTCTACCACGAGCAGCCGCAAACTTGCGGGCCATACGGCTTTTACGATGCCTATAACCTCGCGGTGAAGCCGCCGTGGTATAGCCGGACGATTTACGGGATTAACAAAGGGTGTGCATTGCTGATGCTCGAAAATGCGCGCAGCGGCCTGATTTGGGATGTCTATTCGTCGAGTTTGCCGATCCAACGGGCGCTGAACGTGTTGGGGTTCACCAAGCACGAGAAAGCGCACTGA
- a CDS encoding LacI family DNA-binding transcriptional regulator yields MPTIKDVARRAGVSVTAASYALNRTGTISEETRQRVLQAAEELNYHPNAFARHLKARRSRTIGVFITRFAGAFYEEILDGIHEVILATEYELIVCPETRVERRIFTHRQVDGAIVFDTSITDEQILRLAGPKFPIVVMDRQLEAEHVFPLLLDNRQGVAQAFAHLYRQGLRHLAYVAGAPDSFDNNERMQAFLNEAARHQLSVRVYPGNFTEQSGYAAAQRIIAEGDLPEGVFCANDQMAIGFMRAMHEHGLEAPRDIAVVGCDDILLARYVQPPLSTIGASRREWGGTAAQWLMRYLEHEKVFPPQRIPTSFIARASSLKHPVSLE; encoded by the coding sequence ATGCCCACGATCAAAGATGTTGCCCGCCGCGCTGGGGTGAGTGTCACCGCGGCATCATACGCGCTCAACCGCACCGGTACCATCAGCGAAGAGACGCGCCAGCGCGTGCTGCAAGCGGCAGAGGAGCTCAACTATCATCCGAATGCCTTTGCCCGCCACCTCAAAGCGCGCCGATCGCGCACGATCGGGGTATTTATCACCCGTTTCGCCGGCGCGTTCTACGAAGAGATTCTCGATGGGATTCACGAAGTGATTCTGGCAACCGAATATGAGCTAATCGTCTGCCCGGAGACGCGCGTCGAGCGCCGCATCTTCACCCACCGACAGGTCGACGGCGCTATCGTTTTCGATACGAGTATCACTGATGAGCAGATATTGCGGTTAGCCGGGCCGAAATTCCCGATCGTGGTGATGGATCGGCAGCTCGAAGCGGAGCATGTCTTCCCGCTGTTGCTCGATAACCGGCAAGGCGTCGCCCAAGCCTTCGCCCATCTCTACCGGCAAGGGTTGCGCCACTTGGCCTACGTGGCCGGCGCGCCCGACTCGTTTGACAATAACGAACGTATGCAGGCGTTTCTCAACGAAGCCGCCCGCCACCAGCTCTCGGTGCGGGTCTATCCCGGCAATTTCACCGAGCAATCGGGCTACGCGGCGGCGCAGCGGATTATCGCTGAAGGCGATCTGCCGGAAGGAGTCTTTTGCGCCAATGACCAGATGGCGATCGGCTTTATGCGAGCAATGCACGAACATGGCTTGGAAGCGCCGCGCGACATTGCGGTGGTCGGCTGCGACGATATTCTACTTGCACGCTACGTGCAACCTCCGCTCTCGACTATTGGTGCGTCGCGACGGGAATGGGGTGGTACGGCTGCCCAATGGCTCATGCGCTACCTTGAGCATGAAAAGGTCTTTCCACCACAACGCATTCCCACTTCGTTTATCGCTCGGGCATCATCGCTTAAACATCCGGTCTCGTTGGAGTAG
- a CDS encoding glucoamylase family protein has protein sequence MNKLYLWHILFGVGLALAACAAPAGPNVTPPDTPAPVAASPTPLPATPASSPTATTMAPSITPVPVTASDDEIIAYELRAAFDFFWEQANTDPASPGFGLIRDRYPGSTGIASIASVGFGLTALIVGVECGFITREQAYERALGTLQTLERMALVEGFYYHFVDIKTGQRAWQSEVSSIDTAILLMGVLAVGQYFGDDVQARATTIYERVNWPWFLDSDRQMFYMAFTPEKGFSGHWDFYAEQLMLYVLAAGSPTYPVDETPYYTFIRHVGRYGAGEPFIHSWFGSLFTYQFSHAWIDFRGLVDRKGVDWHQNSVAASRAHYDFAVAMDPKYTTIGPTAWGLTACDGPNGYEGRYGAPPSGYDNRSHYIDDTVPPAGAIGSIIFTPEESLQAMRYYYSLEGLKGRYGFFDAFNLSRDWYATDVIGIDKGISLLMLANYQDGLIHRVMMANPVIQTGLARLGFTLAK, from the coding sequence GTGAATAAGCTATACTTGTGGCACATTCTGTTTGGAGTTGGGTTGGCGCTGGCCGCCTGCGCTGCACCTGCGGGGCCAAATGTTACGCCGCCGGACACACCTGCGCCGGTGGCGGCTTCGCCCACGCCGCTGCCAGCCACGCCAGCATCGTCACCCACCGCGACCACGATGGCGCCATCGATCACGCCGGTACCGGTCACAGCCAGCGATGACGAGATCATCGCCTACGAACTGCGCGCAGCCTTCGATTTTTTCTGGGAGCAGGCCAATACCGATCCGGCCAGCCCCGGCTTTGGCCTGATCCGCGACCGCTATCCGGGGTCAACCGGCATCGCCAGCATCGCCTCGGTTGGCTTCGGGCTAACCGCGTTGATTGTCGGAGTCGAATGTGGCTTCATTACCCGCGAACAAGCCTACGAACGGGCGTTGGGCACATTGCAGACCCTGGAACGGATGGCCTTGGTCGAAGGCTTTTACTATCACTTTGTCGATATCAAGACGGGCCAGCGCGCCTGGCAGAGCGAAGTATCGAGCATTGACACCGCTATCTTGCTGATGGGAGTACTAGCAGTTGGGCAATATTTCGGCGACGATGTACAAGCACGAGCCACTACCATCTACGAACGAGTCAATTGGCCATGGTTCCTCGATTCGGATCGACAGATGTTTTATATGGCCTTTACCCCCGAAAAAGGCTTCAGCGGACACTGGGATTTTTACGCCGAACAACTGATGCTCTACGTATTAGCAGCCGGATCGCCGACCTATCCGGTCGATGAAACGCCTTACTACACCTTCATTCGCCACGTTGGTCGGTACGGTGCCGGTGAGCCGTTCATCCACTCGTGGTTTGGTTCCCTGTTCACGTACCAGTTCAGCCATGCGTGGATCGACTTTCGCGGCTTGGTTGACCGGAAGGGGGTCGATTGGCATCAAAACTCGGTGGCCGCCTCACGTGCCCACTACGACTTTGCCGTCGCGATGGACCCGAAATACACCACGATTGGCCCCACTGCGTGGGGGTTGACCGCGTGCGATGGCCCCAACGGCTATGAAGGACGGTACGGCGCGCCACCGTCAGGTTATGACAACCGTTCGCACTATATCGACGACACCGTACCACCGGCAGGAGCAATCGGCTCGATCATTTTCACGCCAGAAGAGTCATTGCAGGCGATGCGCTACTACTATTCGCTCGAAGGGCTGAAAGGGCGCTACGGCTTCTTCGACGCCTTCAACCTCTCGCGCGACTGGTACGCCACTGATGTGATCGGGATCGATAAAGGCATTTCCTTGCTGATGCTGGCCAATTATCAAGATGGATTGATCCACCGCGTCATGATGGCTAATCCCGTGATCCAGACCGGGTTGGCGCGGCTGGGTTTCACATTGGCGAAGTGA
- a CDS encoding carbohydrate ABC transporter permease encodes MRRLQFDYLRRVAWGAHNRTGIIPTVLLYAVLIAIGFVYLYPLLFMAITSFKSPDDLLNPMVQWVPTELYLGNYQKAYRVLNYLDTLRSTIVVSVAPTALQVVVCALVGYGLARYRLWGKPLLFALIFATFVIPPQNTIIPQMLNYRYLNLLGTIWALLIPAVFGQGFKSAIFILIFYQNFLSLPRALEEAARLDGASDFTVFWRIALPGAVPAFIVSFIFSVVWYWNETYLTTVFLEGGMQTLPMQLAKFTQAYENLYPASMVNIFDRLNEAVKMSGTFLTILPLLVMYFILQRWFVESIERSGLAGE; translated from the coding sequence ATGCGGCGGCTACAGTTCGATTATCTACGGCGAGTGGCATGGGGCGCGCATAACCGAACGGGGATCATTCCGACCGTCTTGCTCTATGCCGTCTTGATCGCCATCGGATTTGTCTACCTTTACCCATTGCTATTTATGGCGATTACCAGCTTCAAAAGTCCAGATGATCTGCTCAACCCAATGGTGCAATGGGTGCCAACCGAGCTGTATCTGGGCAATTATCAGAAGGCATACCGGGTGCTCAACTACCTCGATACGCTGCGCTCGACGATTGTGGTCAGTGTGGCTCCGACGGCCTTGCAGGTGGTGGTCTGCGCGCTGGTTGGCTATGGCTTGGCCCGCTACCGGCTCTGGGGTAAGCCGCTGCTCTTTGCCCTGATCTTCGCCACGTTTGTCATCCCACCGCAAAATACGATCATCCCGCAGATGCTCAACTATCGTTATCTCAATCTGTTAGGAACGATTTGGGCACTGCTTATTCCGGCGGTGTTTGGCCAAGGGTTCAAGAGCGCGATCTTCATTCTCATCTTCTACCAAAACTTTCTCTCGCTACCCCGCGCGCTCGAAGAAGCCGCCCGGCTCGATGGCGCGTCCGATTTCACCGTCTTTTGGCGAATCGCGCTGCCCGGCGCAGTGCCGGCCTTTATCGTCTCGTTCATCTTCTCGGTGGTTTGGTATTGGAACGAGACGTACCTGACGACAGTGTTTTTGGAAGGCGGTATGCAGACGTTGCCGATGCAACTGGCCAAATTTACCCAAGCATACGAGAATCTCTACCCCGCCAGTATGGTGAATATCTTCGACCGCCTGAACGAAGCGGTCAAGATGAGCGGGACATTTCTGACCATTTTGCCCTTGCTGGTGATGTATTTCATCTTGCAACGCTGGTTTGTCGAATCGATTGAACGATCAGGACTCGCCGGTGAATAA
- a CDS encoding carbohydrate ABC transporter permease yields MGKSELWRRLRLRENLQGYRFLLPWIIGFTLFTAAPLAQTFQYSLSNVKVAVTGIELAAVGWQNYTRALFTDPTFVQLLIEYLIEMAISVPIILIFSLIIALFLNVPFWGRSIFRTIFFLPVVITSGPVIGELVAQGATSAPQVASSAAVTAFVAQLPALLREPVQYLLTSFILILWFSGVQILIYLAGLQKIDRFVYEAAAVDGASAWETFWKITLPALTTTTLINALYTVITLSHFSENKVIKYIAARIYDVEGGIGYASAMAFLYSLALIVLLVATFMVLRPRVKD; encoded by the coding sequence ATGGGCAAGAGCGAATTATGGCGGCGCTTGCGCCTGCGCGAAAACCTGCAAGGTTATCGCTTTCTGCTGCCATGGATCATCGGCTTCACGCTGTTTACGGCAGCGCCGCTGGCGCAAACCTTTCAATACAGCCTGAGCAACGTCAAAGTTGCGGTGACTGGGATTGAGTTAGCAGCGGTGGGTTGGCAAAACTACACTCGCGCTCTGTTTACTGATCCGACCTTTGTGCAATTATTGATTGAATATCTGATTGAAATGGCGATCTCGGTACCGATCATCTTAATCTTTTCGCTGATTATCGCCCTCTTTTTGAACGTGCCATTTTGGGGCAGAAGCATCTTTCGCACCATCTTCTTTTTGCCGGTCGTGATCACCAGCGGGCCGGTGATCGGCGAACTGGTCGCACAAGGGGCAACCTCCGCGCCACAAGTGGCGTCATCAGCGGCGGTAACGGCTTTTGTCGCCCAACTGCCGGCGCTGTTGCGCGAGCCGGTGCAGTATCTGTTGACATCGTTCATTCTGATTTTGTGGTTTTCGGGTGTGCAAATTCTGATCTATCTGGCCGGATTACAAAAAATTGACCGCTTCGTCTACGAAGCCGCCGCCGTCGATGGCGCGTCGGCGTGGGAGACGTTTTGGAAGATTACCTTGCCGGCGCTGACGACGACCACGCTGATCAATGCGCTGTATACGGTTATTACGCTCTCGCATTTTTCTGAGAACAAGGTGATCAAATACATCGCTGCCCGCATTTACGACGTTGAAGGCGGGATTGGCTACGCCAGTGCGATGGCGTTTTTGTATTCGCTGGCGTTGATTGTGTTGTTAGTGGCAACCTTTATGGTACTACGCCCGCGGGTGAAGGATTGA
- a CDS encoding DUF5696 domain-containing protein has protein sequence MKAYPFIILIVAILLATAPATSQAVSDAAIPAGYERVAANAGFELYLNRETLAFKVLDRRSGHLWSSNLDEVTPDDRLNRTWTAFARSGISIEYMDARTNTRRASITNADHRIEITLLNDGFSGQVTFTEPAITVTVQVTLTPTGVRVAVPFSGISEAGNFRLAQLHLYPFFGATREAATPGYMLIPDGSGSLIAFAERTTARTMFYGRYYGPDLGMRGELPTNPDTRPTYPLSAPVFGMVHGEGQHAFLTILERGSAFAELLAHPAGIITKFNFLYNLFIYNESYFQPTNRAGAGVTVIQPQTNAFDIVQHYRFLSGAEADYVGLAREYQRYLIEQGVLHPPTAASGEVPLRVEFLGAERERVLFWQRAIPMTTIAEMADILADLPTKRVEVVYYGWQPQGATAPLPLDLRIEGALGSRGDLERLAQTIAAQGGTLSLYVDPQAGIIDESGYTRAETAMAINRASVRGTHRGMQQIYLTLPAIERRITAWRAAFQPVGLGIALDGIGFRLYSDFREETRRNREASLQAYQELLAINGPFAIYRPNTYLWGATRAYYDMPLGDSGYIYTTQAVPFVPIVLAGYIPYYGPPLNFSSNLEEDLLRHADYGAYPSFLLTHETTAAMLQTRSNWIYTSAYRQWRDEVQRAYTRLARVLGPVQGAAIVARATPLPGVAVTDYANGKRIVVNYTTQPVTLAGRTIPPREAVVLER, from the coding sequence GTGAAAGCGTATCCATTCATCATCCTGATCGTAGCAATATTGCTGGCAACTGCGCCGGCCACGAGCCAAGCCGTGAGCGACGCCGCCATCCCCGCCGGCTACGAGCGGGTGGCGGCCAACGCCGGTTTCGAGCTGTATCTCAACCGGGAAACGCTGGCGTTTAAGGTGCTCGACCGGCGCAGCGGGCATCTCTGGTCATCGAACCTCGATGAGGTCACACCGGACGACCGGCTCAACCGGACGTGGACGGCCTTTGCACGTAGCGGGATCAGCATCGAGTATATGGATGCGCGCACCAATACTCGGCGGGCATCGATCACCAATGCCGATCATCGGATTGAGATTACACTGCTCAATGATGGGTTTAGCGGGCAAGTCACCTTTACCGAACCGGCCATCACCGTGACGGTACAGGTCACACTCACACCGACAGGGGTTCGGGTGGCGGTACCGTTCAGCGGGATCAGCGAAGCGGGCAACTTCCGATTGGCCCAATTACACCTCTACCCCTTCTTTGGCGCGACCCGCGAAGCCGCCACGCCGGGGTATATGCTCATTCCCGACGGCAGCGGCAGCCTGATCGCCTTCGCCGAACGCACCACGGCCCGCACCATGTTCTATGGCCGCTACTACGGTCCTGATCTGGGCATGCGCGGCGAATTGCCTACCAACCCCGACACCCGCCCTACCTACCCGTTGTCGGCGCCGGTGTTTGGGATGGTACATGGTGAAGGGCAACATGCCTTCCTCACTATTCTTGAACGTGGCTCGGCCTTTGCCGAATTGCTGGCCCACCCGGCAGGGATCATCACCAAATTCAACTTTCTCTACAACCTGTTCATCTACAACGAGAGCTACTTCCAACCCACCAATCGAGCCGGTGCAGGAGTAACTGTTATTCAGCCGCAGACCAACGCCTTCGACATCGTACAGCACTACCGCTTCCTCAGCGGCGCCGAGGCGGATTACGTAGGATTGGCGCGGGAATACCAGCGCTACCTGATCGAACAAGGCGTCTTGCACCCGCCAACCGCCGCTAGCGGCGAGGTGCCGTTGCGGGTTGAGTTTTTGGGGGCGGAACGCGAGCGGGTACTCTTCTGGCAACGGGCCATCCCGATGACTACCATCGCCGAGATGGCCGACATACTCGCCGATCTGCCCACGAAACGGGTAGAAGTAGTTTATTACGGCTGGCAACCGCAAGGCGCCACCGCGCCGCTGCCGCTTGACTTGCGGATCGAGGGAGCGCTGGGCAGCCGGGGAGACTTGGAACGACTGGCCCAGACAATTGCCGCGCAGGGTGGAACCCTGAGTTTGTACGTTGATCCACAAGCCGGGATTATTGATGAGAGCGGCTACACCCGCGCCGAGACAGCGATGGCGATTAACCGGGCTAGTGTGCGCGGTACACATCGCGGTATGCAGCAGATCTACCTCACCCTGCCGGCCATCGAACGCCGGATCACCGCCTGGCGGGCAGCCTTCCAACCTGTCGGTCTAGGCATCGCGCTCGACGGTATCGGCTTCCGACTCTACAGCGATTTTCGCGAAGAAACCCGCCGTAACCGCGAAGCGAGCTTGCAAGCTTATCAAGAGCTGCTGGCGATCAACGGCCCCTTCGCCATCTACCGGCCCAACACCTATTTGTGGGGGGCCACCCGTGCTTACTACGATATGCCACTCGGTGATAGCGGCTACATCTATACCACCCAAGCTGTACCCTTCGTGCCGATCGTACTAGCCGGTTATATCCCATACTACGGCCCGCCGCTCAACTTCTCGTCGAATCTGGAAGAAGACCTGCTGCGCCACGCCGATTATGGCGCTTATCCATCGTTCCTGCTGACCCACGAAACGACGGCGGCGATGTTGCAAACCCGCTCGAACTGGATTTACACCTCGGCCTATCGCCAATGGCGCGACGAGGTGCAACGGGCCTATACGCGGCTGGCTAGGGTGCTGGGGCCGGTGCAAGGAGCGGCCATCGTCGCGCGCGCCACGCCCCTGCCCGGTGTGGCCGTCACCGACTATGCTAACGGCAAACGGATTGTGGTCAACTACACCACTCAGCCGGTCACGCTGGCCGGCAGAACCATCCCGCCACGCGAGGCGGTGGTGCTAGAGAGGTGA